The Xanthobacter flavus genome includes a window with the following:
- a CDS encoding Zn-ribbon domain-containing OB-fold protein: protein MAETEARPVPAANRYVPSQPFWDGAREGRLMLQMCLDTGRFQHPPHPLSVYTGSQNVAWRQVSGLGTIYAVTVVRVPGPGLAGRLPLTVATVELAEGVRLIANIIDSPPERVGIGAAVELAWDPLADGTPYPAFRTLAQGAADAQD, encoded by the coding sequence ATGGCCGAAACCGAAGCACGGCCCGTGCCGGCCGCCAACCGCTACGTGCCCTCGCAGCCGTTCTGGGATGGCGCGCGGGAAGGGCGGCTGATGCTGCAGATGTGTCTCGATACGGGCCGTTTCCAGCATCCGCCCCATCCGCTCAGCGTCTACACCGGCAGCCAGAATGTCGCGTGGCGGCAGGTGAGCGGCCTGGGCACGATCTACGCCGTGACGGTTGTGCGCGTGCCGGGGCCTGGCCTTGCCGGCCGGCTGCCGCTGACCGTGGCCACGGTGGAACTGGCCGAGGGCGTCCGTCTCATCGCCAACATCATCGACAGTCCGCCCGAGCGCGTGGGCATCGGAGCCGCCGTGGAGCTGGCGTGGGACCCTCTCGCCGACGGCACGCCCTATCCCGCCTTCCGGACGCTGGCGCAGGGGGCGGCCGATGCTCAGGATTGA
- a CDS encoding ABC transporter ATP-binding protein: MGTIDPVIEIRNIHKSFGGFVAVDDFSLRVEPGEIVALLGRTGAGKSTVLNLVMGTIGPDQGTIRVAGFDPYAQFRELKGRIAVSFQTDRLLPWRTAVENAELGLLILGVPKAEARTRALAWLERVNLKGAQDKYVHELSGGMRQRVSLARALAVDPAIVFLDESFSQLDHATAGKLRRDFHRIAKEFGKTCLFVTHRIEDAIEIADRAIVLNPGARIVLTEEITPDLRADPSRVRACHARIAEAMGGEGEADDEEDAAPVIAG; the protein is encoded by the coding sequence ATGGGCACGATCGATCCGGTCATCGAGATCCGCAACATCCACAAGAGCTTCGGCGGCTTCGTCGCGGTGGATGACTTCAGCCTGCGCGTGGAGCCCGGCGAGATCGTCGCGCTTTTGGGACGCACCGGGGCCGGCAAGAGCACCGTGCTCAATCTGGTGATGGGCACCATCGGGCCGGACCAGGGCACGATCCGCGTCGCCGGTTTCGACCCTTATGCGCAGTTCCGCGAGCTGAAGGGGCGCATCGCCGTTTCCTTCCAGACGGACAGGCTGCTGCCCTGGCGCACGGCGGTGGAGAATGCCGAACTCGGCCTCCTCATTCTCGGTGTGCCGAAGGCGGAAGCCCGCACGCGGGCGCTGGCCTGGCTGGAGCGGGTGAATCTCAAGGGCGCGCAGGACAAGTATGTCCACGAACTGTCGGGAGGCATGCGCCAGCGCGTCTCGCTGGCCCGCGCGCTGGCGGTGGACCCGGCCATCGTGTTCCTCGACGAATCCTTCAGCCAGCTCGACCATGCGACGGCGGGCAAGCTGCGGCGCGATTTCCATCGCATCGCCAAGGAGTTCGGGAAGACCTGCCTGTTCGTGACCCACCGCATCGAGGATGCGATCGAGATCGCGGACCGGGCCATCGTGCTCAATCCGGGCGCGCGCATCGTGCTGACGGAAGAGATCACGCCCGATTTGCGCGCCGACCCGTCCCGCGTGCGCGCCTGCCACGCCCGCATCGCCGAGGCCATGGGCGGCGAGGGCGAGGCGGACGATGAGGAAGATGCCGCCCCCGTCATCGCCGGCTGA
- a CDS encoding crotonase/enoyl-CoA hydratase family protein: MPALVTYEVEDNIALIGLNRPDKRNAMNDALLMELRDVLNDAGDKIDAAVLFGHGQNFSAGLDLAELSKRLTPEGQAPRKRRPRHLWHSTFDLLARGNFPVVCALHGATIGGGLELASAAHIRVADETTFFGLPEGQRGIFVGGGGSVRTQRIIGYPMMADMMLTGRLLTAEEGSRCGLAQYVVPAGEAFAKAKALARVIASNVPQTNWMITNVLPRINDLSHDDGLFMEYLNTSMTRPPEALKRLEDFLEKRAPALARPE; the protein is encoded by the coding sequence ATGCCCGCGCTCGTGACCTACGAGGTCGAGGACAATATCGCGCTGATCGGCCTCAACCGGCCGGACAAGCGCAATGCCATGAATGACGCGCTGCTGATGGAGCTGCGCGACGTGCTGAACGACGCCGGTGACAAGATCGACGCCGCCGTGCTCTTCGGCCACGGGCAGAACTTCTCGGCCGGGCTCGATCTCGCCGAACTGTCGAAGCGTCTCACGCCCGAGGGGCAGGCGCCCCGCAAGCGCAGGCCGCGCCATCTGTGGCATTCCACGTTCGACCTGCTTGCGCGGGGCAACTTCCCGGTGGTCTGCGCGCTCCATGGCGCCACCATCGGCGGCGGGCTGGAGCTTGCCTCCGCGGCTCACATCCGTGTGGCCGACGAGACCACCTTCTTCGGCCTGCCGGAAGGCCAGCGCGGCATCTTCGTGGGTGGCGGCGGCAGCGTGCGCACCCAGCGCATCATCGGCTATCCCATGATGGCCGACATGATGCTGACCGGGCGCCTCCTCACCGCCGAGGAGGGTAGCCGCTGCGGCCTCGCGCAATATGTGGTGCCGGCCGGTGAAGCGTTCGCCAAGGCGAAGGCGCTGGCGCGGGTGATCGCCTCCAACGTGCCCCAGACCAACTGGATGATCACCAACGTCCTGCCGCGCATCAACGACCTGTCGCATGACGACGGGCTGTTCATGGAATATCTCAACACGTCCATGACGCGGCCGCCCGAGGCCCTCAAGCGCCTCGAAGACTTTCTGGAAAAGCGCGCGCCGGCCTTGGCCCGGCCCGAGTAG
- a CDS encoding acyl-CoA dehydrogenase family protein: MLRIESEAEQAFRREVRDWYAAELPEELRDLTFRPEPARALGWYRRLSQRGWIAPHWPKTFGGMGASPVEQVILMEEAARIGAPELPTQGLNQIGPILQRFGTPEQQARHLPAILNGDVIWCQGYSEPGAGSDLASLRTRGRVEDDEIVVTGHKIWTTWGHHADWIYALVRTNETLPRRQGITFLLIDLTSPGITRRPIRTLADENEFCEVFFDEVRVPRANVVGPLDGGWSIVTALLDEERIQLGAPSHALRALERVRRMARALGPALGEAGHLMVAEAEMEVAALTAAFLQILTGVASGKAGDPSGLKILSTETTQRVLDIAQELAGSAASLKLPEQVAGAVIDFSELFLQSRRLSIYGGTNEIQRGLIADRVLKLPKGKRP; the protein is encoded by the coding sequence ATGCTCAGGATTGAGAGCGAGGCGGAGCAGGCGTTCCGCCGCGAGGTGCGCGACTGGTACGCGGCCGAGCTTCCCGAAGAATTGCGCGACCTCACTTTTCGGCCCGAGCCGGCGCGGGCGCTCGGCTGGTATCGCCGCCTGTCGCAGCGGGGATGGATCGCGCCCCACTGGCCGAAGACTTTCGGCGGCATGGGCGCCTCGCCGGTGGAGCAGGTGATCCTGATGGAGGAGGCCGCGCGCATCGGCGCGCCGGAGCTGCCGACCCAGGGGCTCAACCAGATCGGCCCGATCCTCCAGCGCTTCGGTACGCCCGAGCAGCAGGCGCGGCACCTGCCGGCGATCCTCAACGGGGATGTCATCTGGTGCCAGGGCTATTCCGAGCCCGGCGCGGGTTCCGATCTCGCCTCGCTGAGAACGCGTGGGCGCGTGGAAGATGACGAGATCGTCGTCACCGGCCACAAGATCTGGACCACATGGGGCCACCATGCGGACTGGATCTATGCCCTCGTGCGCACCAACGAGACCTTGCCCCGCCGGCAGGGCATCACCTTTCTCCTCATCGATCTGACATCGCCCGGCATCACCCGCCGCCCCATCCGCACCCTCGCCGACGAAAACGAGTTCTGTGAGGTGTTCTTTGATGAGGTTCGCGTGCCCCGCGCGAACGTGGTGGGTCCGCTCGACGGCGGCTGGTCCATCGTGACCGCCCTTCTCGACGAGGAACGCATCCAACTCGGCGCGCCCTCTCACGCCCTGCGCGCGCTGGAGCGCGTGCGCCGCATGGCGCGGGCGCTGGGGCCGGCGCTGGGGGAAGCCGGGCATCTCATGGTGGCGGAGGCAGAGATGGAGGTGGCGGCGCTCACCGCGGCCTTTCTCCAGATCCTGACGGGCGTGGCCAGTGGCAAGGCGGGCGATCCCTCTGGCCTCAAGATCCTCTCCACCGAGACCACCCAGCGGGTGCTCGACATCGCCCAGGAGCTGGCCGGCTCCGCCGCATCGCTGAAGCTGCCCGAGCAGGTCGCGGGCGCGGTGATCGACTTCAGCGAGCTGTTCCTCCAGTCCCGCCGCCTGTCCATCTATGGCGGCACCAACGAGATCCAGCGCGGGCTCATCGCGGACCGCGTGCTGAAACTTCCAAAGGGAAAGCGGCCATGA
- a CDS encoding acetate--CoA ligase family protein has protein sequence MNMPFIPATDAKRTKGLDRLLNAKSVAIVGMSSKPQSAGHIVLRNLRENGFPGAIHLVGRTPGVIDGLTVLTDMAELPAGVDLAVLTVPASSVEATLDACMARDVGAAIVFASGFAETGEEGRREQERIGARVRAGGMVVVGPNCLGFTNYAAGFSITFVGVNKVPAMPEGTRDAVAIVSQSGGLANHLRHGLNSRGVAVAYNISTGNEMDLGLGDFVDHLVDDAATRVIMIYAEDIRRPDLFLAAAARAHAVGKPLVMLFPGRSPRAQEAAKSHTGALAGDYAVMKAMVERAGVHLVETLDEFMDVAEVLSRYPAPSRGGLGILTFSGAFCGIAHDFCADIGVEIPALSAATESELKSLLPAFISPKNPIDLGTEAVWRPELVGAGVAALLKEPAIGAVAISIPIVSPAHAKAYVEQVVKARGDSVKPVAMAMLGDQLPLPPEFVEIARAGKVIVSRSSDRVLKALARIVRQPDVTTPAPATRSSTPLRDLPKGTLPKGTLPEWLGKSVLEAEGIRIPGGRLVRTLDEALSAAEGIGYPVVIKAQAGALAHKTEAGGVILNLADADALAAAWSTLNANIARAQPGLVLDGVLVEKMSAKGLELVVGGRRDPRWGPVVLIGLGGIMVEALGDVRLVAADASRAEFVAEFGRLKASKMLYGFRNLPPVDVEAAADVAVAIGRLLQATPEITDVEINPLMVYERGRGAVALDALIVSTGS, from the coding sequence ATGAACATGCCGTTCATCCCGGCGACGGACGCGAAGCGCACCAAAGGTCTCGATCGTCTGCTCAACGCGAAGTCGGTGGCCATCGTCGGCATGTCCTCCAAGCCCCAGTCGGCCGGGCACATCGTGCTGAGGAACCTGCGCGAGAACGGTTTTCCCGGTGCCATCCACCTCGTGGGGCGCACCCCGGGCGTCATCGACGGCCTCACCGTGCTCACCGACATGGCCGAACTGCCGGCAGGGGTGGACCTCGCGGTGCTCACCGTGCCCGCGTCGAGCGTCGAGGCGACGTTGGACGCCTGCATGGCGCGGGATGTCGGCGCGGCGATCGTCTTCGCCTCGGGCTTCGCCGAAACGGGCGAGGAAGGGCGGCGGGAGCAGGAGCGGATCGGCGCCCGGGTGCGCGCCGGGGGCATGGTGGTGGTCGGCCCCAACTGCCTCGGCTTCACCAATTACGCAGCCGGCTTCAGCATCACCTTCGTGGGTGTGAACAAGGTGCCGGCGATGCCGGAGGGCACGCGCGATGCCGTCGCCATCGTGTCCCAGTCCGGCGGCCTCGCCAACCACCTGCGCCACGGACTGAATTCCCGCGGCGTCGCGGTGGCCTACAACATCTCCACCGGCAACGAGATGGACCTCGGCCTCGGCGATTTCGTCGACCATCTGGTGGACGATGCGGCGACGCGCGTCATCATGATCTATGCCGAGGACATCCGGCGGCCGGACCTGTTCCTCGCCGCCGCCGCCCGCGCCCACGCCGTGGGCAAGCCGCTGGTGATGCTGTTTCCCGGCCGCAGCCCCCGGGCGCAGGAGGCGGCCAAGTCGCACACCGGCGCGCTGGCGGGCGACTATGCCGTGATGAAGGCCATGGTGGAGCGCGCCGGCGTCCATCTGGTCGAGACACTCGACGAATTCATGGATGTGGCGGAGGTTCTCTCGCGCTATCCGGCGCCGTCCCGCGGCGGCCTCGGCATCCTCACCTTCTCCGGCGCCTTCTGCGGCATCGCGCACGATTTCTGCGCCGATATCGGGGTGGAGATCCCAGCCCTCTCTGCGGCCACCGAAAGCGAGCTGAAGTCCCTGCTGCCGGCGTTCATCTCGCCCAAGAATCCCATCGATCTCGGCACCGAGGCCGTGTGGCGGCCGGAGCTGGTCGGCGCGGGCGTCGCCGCTTTGCTCAAGGAGCCGGCCATCGGGGCCGTCGCCATTTCCATTCCCATCGTCTCGCCAGCCCACGCCAAGGCCTATGTGGAGCAGGTGGTGAAGGCGCGGGGCGACAGCGTGAAGCCCGTGGCCATGGCCATGCTCGGCGACCAGCTGCCCCTGCCGCCGGAATTCGTCGAGATCGCCCGCGCCGGCAAGGTGATCGTCTCGCGCTCCTCCGATCGCGTCCTGAAGGCGCTGGCGCGGATCGTCCGGCAGCCGGACGTGACGACGCCGGCACCTGCCACACGGTCGTCCACGCCGCTTCGCGACCTGCCCAAGGGCACGCTGCCCAAGGGTACGCTGCCGGAGTGGCTCGGCAAGAGCGTGCTCGAAGCAGAGGGCATCCGCATTCCCGGCGGCCGTCTTGTGCGCACCCTCGACGAGGCGCTCTCGGCAGCGGAAGGCATCGGCTACCCGGTCGTCATCAAGGCGCAGGCGGGCGCGCTGGCCCACAAGACGGAAGCGGGCGGCGTCATCCTCAACCTCGCCGATGCCGATGCGCTCGCCGCCGCCTGGTCCACGCTCAACGCGAACATCGCCCGCGCCCAGCCCGGCCTCGTGCTGGACGGGGTGCTGGTGGAGAAGATGTCCGCCAAGGGGCTGGAACTGGTGGTGGGCGGCCGGCGTGATCCGCGCTGGGGGCCGGTGGTGCTCATCGGCCTCGGCGGCATCATGGTGGAGGCTCTGGGCGACGTGCGCCTTGTGGCGGCCGATGCCAGCCGCGCGGAGTTCGTCGCCGAGTTCGGCCGGCTGAAGGCGTCCAAGATGCTCTACGGCTTCCGCAACCTGCCGCCGGTGGACGTGGAAGCCGCAGCCGACGTGGCGGTGGCGATCGGCCGCCTGCTGCAGGCGACGCCCGAGATCACCGACGTCGAGATCAATCCGCTCATGGTCTACGAGCGCGGCCGAGGTGCCGTCGCCCTCGATGCCCTGATCGTCAGCACCGGCAGCTGA
- a CDS encoding thiolase family protein, producing the protein MARTDVVIAGYAETKVVYQSGRSAYDFAGLALSDLLEKSGIGKDEIDGLSVTLALSEGTNPFFAVYMADALGLTPTWLNAGGIGGCSAAGGVARAMWAIREGACRIAVVLSADAPSTAFRANYGAYRPEFQDPQGVQGPPATFGLLMSRYDHQYGLDPRALGKIAITQREHALRNPNALDKFRKPLTMDDYLASRSIADPLRVLDCVMYCDGANAFLVMSEEEARTRGIEKVAYPTAYSEVTNHNGADPLADITESGFYRIAPKVFAKAGLTPAGIGMFQPYDDFTIAVLMQLEAFGFCGTGEGSAFVRDTDLSFSGTLPLNTGGGQISAGQPGLGSGGLNLAEAVRQLFGEGGDRQVPGVRNALVTGIGVIPYGRNWGCSAAMILEV; encoded by the coding sequence ATGGCACGGACAGACGTGGTCATCGCCGGCTATGCCGAGACCAAGGTGGTCTACCAGAGCGGCCGGTCCGCCTATGATTTCGCCGGCCTTGCCTTGAGCGACCTGCTTGAGAAGAGCGGCATCGGGAAGGACGAGATAGACGGCCTCTCGGTGACGCTGGCGCTGAGCGAGGGCACCAATCCCTTCTTCGCCGTCTACATGGCGGATGCGCTCGGGCTGACCCCCACATGGCTTAACGCAGGCGGCATCGGCGGCTGCTCGGCGGCGGGCGGGGTCGCGCGGGCCATGTGGGCCATCCGCGAGGGTGCGTGCCGCATCGCGGTGGTCCTCTCCGCCGATGCGCCGAGCACCGCCTTCCGGGCGAACTACGGCGCCTACCGCCCGGAGTTTCAGGATCCGCAGGGCGTGCAGGGGCCACCGGCCACCTTCGGGCTGCTGATGAGCCGCTACGATCATCAGTATGGGCTCGATCCCCGCGCGCTGGGCAAGATCGCGATCACCCAGCGAGAGCACGCGCTGCGCAATCCCAACGCCCTCGACAAATTCCGCAAGCCGCTGACGATGGACGATTATCTGGCGTCCCGATCGATCGCCGATCCGCTGCGCGTGCTCGACTGCGTGATGTATTGCGATGGCGCCAACGCCTTCCTCGTGATGAGCGAAGAGGAGGCCCGGACCCGCGGCATCGAGAAGGTCGCTTATCCCACCGCCTATTCCGAGGTCACCAACCATAACGGCGCCGATCCGCTGGCCGATATCACCGAGAGCGGCTTCTACCGCATCGCGCCGAAGGTGTTCGCCAAGGCGGGCCTCACCCCCGCCGGCATCGGCATGTTCCAGCCCTATGACGACTTCACCATCGCCGTGCTGATGCAGCTGGAGGCGTTCGGCTTCTGCGGCACGGGCGAGGGCTCGGCCTTCGTGCGCGACACCGATCTCTCCTTCAGCGGAACCCTGCCGCTGAACACCGGCGGCGGCCAGATCTCGGCCGGCCAACCGGGGCTCGGCAGCGGAGGGCTGAACCTTGCCGAGGCGGTGCGGCAGCTCTTCGGCGAGGGGGGCGACCGGCAGGTGCCCGGGGTGCGCAACGCGCTGGTCACGGGCATCGGCGTCATCCCCTACGGCCGCAACTGGGGTTGCAGCGCCGCGATGATCCTGGAGGTGTGA
- a CDS encoding LysR family transcriptional regulator: MNFDLNALVVFFEVVNQENITRAARLLGQPKSTVSRKIKHLEDQVGAALLKRTSRRILVTDEGRRLHDHCSRIAAELESAGLQTTQRRTSLRGKLRVSMPIDFGTGWISSAIASFAETYAMIDLDVHVNGRWVDVTEETYDIAIQLGSHVNPGVPARRLTALTRGIYASPKYLARLASPPRRLADVKGVLTEQQVAEGIWREEARGEADRHGTVRVNNIGVARELVIAGLGAGVLPNVMCRGDVANGRLVRLDMQEEIPALQATATYFAGRHVPQRTRVFLDHVEAFLAADGPARLDRREQGEPVRRRPAGDARKDPPRLRTL; this comes from the coding sequence ATGAACTTCGACCTTAACGCGCTGGTGGTGTTCTTCGAGGTGGTCAACCAGGAAAACATTACTCGAGCTGCGCGGTTACTTGGCCAGCCCAAGTCGACGGTCAGCCGGAAAATCAAGCATCTGGAAGATCAGGTCGGCGCGGCGCTGCTCAAGCGCACCAGCCGGCGCATTCTGGTCACCGACGAGGGGCGCCGGCTGCACGATCATTGCTCCCGCATCGCCGCGGAGCTGGAGAGCGCGGGGCTGCAGACCACCCAGCGGCGCACGAGCCTGCGCGGCAAGCTCAGGGTGAGCATGCCCATCGATTTCGGGACTGGCTGGATCAGCAGCGCCATCGCGTCCTTCGCCGAGACATACGCGATGATCGACCTCGACGTGCACGTCAACGGCCGGTGGGTGGATGTGACGGAGGAGACCTACGACATCGCCATCCAGCTCGGCAGCCATGTCAATCCGGGCGTGCCGGCGCGGCGGCTGACGGCGCTCACGCGCGGCATCTATGCCAGCCCGAAGTACCTGGCCCGGCTCGCTTCACCCCCCCGCCGGCTCGCCGACGTGAAGGGCGTGCTCACCGAGCAGCAGGTGGCGGAAGGCATCTGGCGGGAGGAGGCGCGGGGCGAGGCGGACCGGCACGGCACGGTCCGCGTCAACAATATCGGCGTCGCACGCGAGCTGGTGATTGCGGGCCTCGGGGCGGGCGTGCTTCCCAATGTGATGTGCCGTGGCGACGTCGCCAACGGCCGCCTCGTGCGGCTGGACATGCAGGAGGAAATCCCCGCGCTGCAGGCGACGGCGACCTATTTCGCGGGCCGCCACGTGCCGCAGCGCACCCGCGTGTTCCTCGACCACGTGGAGGCATTTCTGGCCGCCGACGGGCCGGCGCGGCTCGACCGGCGTGAGCAGGGCGAGCCCGTGCGCCGCCGCCCGGCGGGCGACGCGCGCAAGGACCCGCCCCGCCTCAGGACGCTATGA
- a CDS encoding ABC transporter substrate-binding protein, producing the protein MGHFVDRRTLLRAGLGAGAGAMAGFPLRAARAQGDAVRWAYLVPGFTVLIARYMQQKKLGDAPGVGLAAPSEYATVSTYYNDFAAGNYDVCIGSWDVFAQRFEAGVPIRMLCTITTASMISILTGEPSIKGIPDLKGKTLAAPQSTGTFRMVSSLIKERYSLELGRDINIQGVDNPASSMTMVLANRADAGLSWEPNISSAMARRKDLSLIFNAGNAYRDISGGGELPYFGIAVRRELAERDPERVRRIRAAFEAAINGIIADPKEAVSLVADSAGAPAPVLLDALTSKRLSFRFGSMASAEERAQMTKAGEFLKRNGLLKQSIDPGFFIAS; encoded by the coding sequence ATGGGCCATTTCGTCGATCGGCGGACACTCCTTCGGGCCGGCCTCGGCGCCGGCGCGGGCGCAATGGCGGGCTTCCCGTTGCGGGCCGCCCGGGCGCAGGGCGATGCGGTGCGCTGGGCCTATCTGGTGCCCGGCTTCACCGTGCTCATCGCCCGCTACATGCAGCAGAAGAAGCTCGGTGACGCGCCGGGCGTCGGCCTTGCCGCACCCAGCGAATACGCCACGGTTTCCACTTATTACAACGATTTCGCCGCCGGCAATTACGATGTCTGCATCGGCAGCTGGGATGTGTTCGCCCAGCGCTTCGAGGCCGGCGTGCCGATCCGCATGCTGTGCACCATCACCACCGCGAGCATGATCTCCATCCTCACCGGGGAGCCCTCCATCAAGGGCATCCCGGACCTGAAGGGCAAGACGCTGGCGGCGCCGCAGTCCACCGGCACGTTCCGCATGGTGTCGAGCCTCATCAAGGAGCGCTACAGCCTGGAACTGGGGCGCGACATCAACATCCAGGGCGTGGACAATCCCGCGTCGTCCATGACCATGGTTCTCGCCAACCGGGCGGATGCGGGGCTCTCGTGGGAGCCGAACATCAGTTCGGCGATGGCGCGGCGCAAGGACCTGTCGCTGATTTTCAACGCCGGAAATGCCTATCGCGACATCAGCGGCGGCGGGGAGCTGCCCTATTTCGGCATCGCGGTGCGGCGCGAGCTTGCGGAACGTGATCCGGAGCGGGTGCGCCGTATCCGCGCGGCGTTCGAGGCCGCCATCAACGGCATCATCGCCGATCCCAAGGAAGCCGTGAGCCTCGTCGCGGATTCGGCCGGGGCGCCGGCCCCGGTGCTGCTCGATGCGCTCACCTCAAAGCGGCTCAGCTTCCGCTTCGGCTCCATGGCCTCGGCGGAGGAGCGCGCCCAGATGACGAAGGCCGGCGAGTTCCTGAAGCGGAACGGGCTGCTCAAGCAGTCCATCGATCCCGGCTTCTTCATAGCGTCCTGA
- a CDS encoding ABC transporter permease, which yields MSENLVATGRPPLRPAPARKASRRGSGQSDVVATLVVVAAMVIAMQIASSHVPDYIMPSPMSVLNATGDILFGDRMHVLVTLARLAAALAFSLVAGVIVGAIMGMVPLVRPFLRAIIVIDTGIPALSWMLIAVFWFKDTETRIFFILTVILLPFYAMNVYEGIRALPKDLVDMVESFRPSRWQMLRYMIMPHIVPYIFITTKSVVGYAIRMAVFAELVASAIGIGSRMSLAQSSFRIDQVFAWTFLLVILNIALQWGVSAIEKLFLKWRPEVAVR from the coding sequence ATGAGCGAAAACCTTGTTGCGACAGGGCGGCCGCCCCTGCGGCCGGCGCCCGCCCGCAAGGCTTCGAGGCGCGGCTCGGGACAAAGCGACGTGGTGGCGACGCTGGTCGTGGTCGCGGCCATGGTCATCGCGATGCAGATCGCCAGCAGCCACGTTCCCGATTACATCATGCCCTCGCCCATGAGCGTGCTGAACGCCACGGGCGACATCCTCTTCGGCGACCGCATGCACGTGCTGGTGACGCTGGCGCGCCTCGCCGCGGCGCTGGCCTTCTCGCTGGTCGCGGGGGTGATCGTGGGGGCCATTATGGGCATGGTCCCGCTGGTGCGCCCCTTCCTGCGCGCGATCATCGTGATCGACACCGGCATTCCGGCGCTGTCCTGGATGCTCATCGCGGTGTTCTGGTTCAAGGACACCGAGACGCGGATCTTCTTCATCCTCACGGTGATCCTGCTGCCGTTCTACGCCATGAACGTCTACGAGGGCATCCGCGCGCTGCCCAAGGATCTGGTGGACATGGTGGAGAGCTTCCGCCCGAGCCGCTGGCAGATGCTGCGCTACATGATCATGCCGCACATTGTCCCCTACATCTTCATCACCACCAAGTCGGTCGTCGGCTATGCCATCCGCATGGCGGTGTTCGCTGAACTCGTCGCCTCGGCCATCGGCATCGGCTCGCGCATGAGCCTTGCCCAGTCGAGCTTCCGCATCGATCAGGTGTTCGCCTGGACCTTCCTGCTCGTCATCCTCAACATCGCCTTGCAGTGGGGCGTCTCGGCCATCGAGAAGCTGTTCCTGAAGTGGCGGCCGGAAGTGGCGGTGCGGTGA